In the Malania oleifera isolate guangnan ecotype guangnan chromosome 1, ASM2987363v1, whole genome shotgun sequence genome, one interval contains:
- the LOC131146507 gene encoding epidermis-specific secreted glycoprotein EP1-like, which yields MPTPHKAVTNMTTPALLLLLLLIFSINAEASSSVPPSNTFTFVNDGEFGPYVVEYDAYYRVLPLAASPFQLCFYNTTPDAFTLALRMGTTRSESLFRWVWEANRATPVRHNATFSLRPDGNLVLADADGRVVWQSATAHSGVVGFKILPIGNMVLYDSDGKYVWQSFDHPTDTLLVGQSLRVGGSDRLVSRVSDSDNSEGPYSLVLEPKRLALYYKSETSPKPFLYYEFVFNSKLENITFDSHPETDEAYAFDITWETSGVSWILARPKYNSTLSFIRVGSDGNVRIYTFYDNVDWGAWEETYTLFSRESREADECQLPERCGRFGLCEDSQCVGCPTPKGLKGWSKECGPLKVGSCGAKEFEYYKMEGVDHFMSKYSRGSGPVKEEECRMKCSKDCKCLGYFYHRVGSRCWIAYDLKTLTRVTNSTHLGFIKAPTKH from the coding sequence ATGCCCACACCCCACAAAGCTGTTACAAACATGACCACTCCCGCTCTGctgctcctcctcctcctcatctTCTCCATTAATGCTGAAGCTTCGTCATCAGTTCCTCCCTCCAACACCTTCACCTTCGTCAACGACGGCGAGTTCGGCCCCTACGTCGTCGAATACGACGCCTACTACCGCGTCCTCCCCCTCGCCGCCTCCCCCTTCCAGCTCTGCTTCTACAACACCACCCCCGACGCCTTCACTCTCGCCCTCCGCATGGGCACTACCCGCTCCGAGTCCCTTTTCCGCTGGGTCTGGGAAGCCAACCGTGCCACCCCCGTCCGCCACAACGCCACCTTCTCCCTCCGCCCCGACGGGAACCTCGTCCTTGCAGACGCCGACGGCCGCGTCGTCTGGCAGTCCGCCACCGCCCACAGTGGCGTCGTCGGCTTCAAAATCCTCCCCATCGGCAACATGGTGCTATACGACTCCGACGGCAAATACGTCTGGCAGAGCTTCGACCACCCGACGGATACCCTCTTGGTTGGTCAGTCCCTTCGGGTCGGGGGATCGGACAGGCTCGTGAGTCGGGTCTCAGATTCGGATAACTCGGAGGGTCCGTATAGCCTGGTTTTGGAGCCCAAGAGACTCGCTTTGTACTACAAGAGTGAAACCTCTCCAAAACCCTTTCTCTACTATGAATTTGTTTTTAATTCGAAACTAGAAAATATTACTTTCGATTCGCACCCGGAGACCGACGAGGCCTATGCTTTTGACATAACGTGGGAAACATCCGGGGTGTCTTGGATCCTGGCTAGACCCAAATACAACAGCACTCTGTCATTTATTCGGGTTGGGTCGGACGGGAATGTCCGGATCTACACGTTCTATGACAATGTGGATTGGGGTGCGTGGGAAGAGACGTATACTCTGTTTTCTAGGGAGTCTAGGGAGGCTGATGAGTGCCAGTTGCCGGAGCGTTGTGGGAGATTCGGGCTCTGCGAGGACAGCCAGTGTGTCGGGTGCCCGACTCCTAAGGGGTTGAAGGGTTGGAGCAAGGAGTGCGGGCCGTTGAAGGTGGGTTCTTGTGGGGCGAAGGAGTTTGAGTACTACAAGATGGAAGGCGTGGATCATTTCATGAGCAAGTACAGCAGAGGGAGTGGGCCCGTGAAGGAGGAGGAGTGCAGAATGAAGTGTAGCAAGGATTGCAAGTGCTTGGGGTATTTCTATCATCGGGTCGGGTCGAGGTGTTGGATCGCTTATGATCTTAAAACCTTAACCCGGGTCACGAATTCGACCCATTTGGGCTTTATAAAGGCCCCTACGAAGCACTAG